The sequence ATTCAAGAGGAGGATGAAGGAGAATTGTCATTATATGTAATATTAAAAAATTTGTGAGAATTGTCAATAATGTAGGCATTTCAATATGAAGAATGGTAGATTTGCTCCAACTTTATAGTTTTAGGTCAAAACTAATTATCAATAAAAAACCAATTTCATTCACAGATCACTCATGTTGAAAGAAGTGTTGCAATGTATAGGATGCAATatgaacaaaatattgaaatacatAGTTatcatcaaatgaggatgaaacaATTGCTTTAATTACTATAGAGAAGGAAGAATgacttttttaatttaaaaatgataATATGGTAACCATAAACATTCCTTATGATATACTTTATCAATCTATTTTGGTGAAAGTTGATTTATATCAAGCTTCATGTGAGATGTATgcaacacaagtttttctttaGTTTAGATATTCATGAatccattcaaagatggagtgttaGTGTATTCCATGCATTAAATAGaaatattgttaatgaaattttaGATGTAGTTCAAGAATATACAAAGACGTGTGTTGAGAAAGTCTCACTTACTAACTTTCACATTTCTCTTTGTGATCATATAATAATTTCTATTTCTATCAATATATATTTCCCCAAAACTATCAATGGTTTTGTATAATTTCCTAATACTACAACTAAAGAATCTCACAATGATGACAATGTCTAAGACTATTGCTATAAGTTCGTGCTCACCATCCATCAacataaatgacaaaattgacCATTGTTAtcacatgaaaataaaaataaatatataaaacacAAATGAATTGATAAAAGAAATTATTAATATGATATAAGATCACTTCCATTTGTATACcatacttaaaaaaaaattaaaaatcatgctatatttatgatatttttatcattttttaaattaaaaaagaatGAAAAGAAGAAAACACTCACCATAATGTTACTATTCTAAGAAACAAGTTTAGGAAAAAAAACAATTTGACTAGAAATGAATATGAGAGAAAACTTGTTATTGATTTTGTAAAAGATAAAAATTATTCATCTAGTTCAATAAAAAACATCTAGAATACAAATTAATCCTCAAAGATGTAAGTTAATATTCTATATAAAAACCTAACAttataataaatataaaacacaaacATTCCCTTCAAGATCATCCCCAAAAAACTTCCTATCGGCTTACCATTGCATGCAAATAACATGTAATTGCTAGTAAATAATATAACTTatctattaataataaaaaataacatgttttattttataaattaagaTTTCAAAAATTATTGTATTGAACAAAGTATAACTTAAACtataaatcattctattttttattttttaatacaaaTATTTAGAATTATATTATTacttttaaataatataaatttaatacattctattattTAAATTAGAATTTAAAAAGAAATCTAAAATTATCGTATTATGAACTATGAACTCTGAACTATGAACTAGGACATACACCATTATTGTATTATTGTATTTGCAGCGACTCAACTATTATGAATTATCACACCCACCATTATTGAAGTGTCACATCGTACCGCCACTTCTTGTCTTCCACTTACTTTCCTGCACGAGGTAGGGTCCACCTTACACACGGACTCTACGATATTGATTCATATTGCCTGGTTATTCCGAGGCATGATAATGCAATTTTCATCATTCCACCTTTACTTTGGAAAAAAAAAggccaaaacaatggaaatgaGATGCCCGTGACTTGACATAAAGCAATATTCACATGGTTGCCATACCACTTTTGTCTGCCACTTGTCAAATGATTCTGCTTTTCTTCCACGCGGTTTCATACGTGCAAACCCCTCACTCAATCTACGCgtttaataatttctcatttacttCTGAAAATAATTCACCTCCCAGAGCACTGACCCTGCTTTCCTGCGTTCATCGTCTTCACTTCTATCCAATTCCATGGCGTCTACTTCTACAGGTGCTCGTAAACGAAAGAATGAAGAAAGTCTTGCTTTTCATGAAGTCGCGCCATCTGCGTCTACATCTGCCTCAACACTCCAGGAAAAGCCCCGCTACGATGTGTTCATCAATCATCGTGGACCAGATGTCAAACACACGCTAGCTACCAGGATCTATAACGTCCTAAAGGATATGAATGTCACAGCCTTTTTAGATTCCGAGGAGTTGGAATATGGCGATTTCTTGCCTACAACATTACAATCAGCAATGCATAGTGCTTCCATTCATATAGCAATTTTTTCTGAGAACTATGCAAAATCACCTTGGTGTTTGGCAGAGCTCTCATTTATGCTTACCACTGGTGCTAAAATTGTTCCTGTATTCTACCATGTAGAGCCCACTGATCTCAGATATGTAGAACAAGGGAAGGGAATCTACGTTGATGCTTTTGTGCAGTATGAAAAGAAGCATAGATACAGCCCACAGAAGCTTCAAGAGTGGAAAATGGCACTCAAAAATGTCTCTTGCTACAAAGGCCAAATCATTAAAAATAATGAGTACGTACTAAACATTTGGCTTCTCGACTTCAATAAATATgccttatttctcttatttatgtgtttaactTTCACCTAATAATCCGTTCTGTTTTTGTTTCTCCAATGTTTTTACTTGTTCAGTGATGAAATGGGGTTCCTGAAGAATATTGTGAATATTGTATTGAAAGAAATAAACAACGTGCCATTAGTGGTTGCAAACCATCCTGTCGGTCTCGAAGAAACAGTAATAGACTTTGAAAAGAATGCACTCCAATCTAGTCAGGAGGGTGTACAAATCGTGGGAATTTGGGGTATGGGTGGCTCCGGTAAAACCACGCTTGCCAAAACTTTATACAATAAAATATCTTCATCTATGGAGAAGTCTAGTTTTATATTTGATGTTAGAGATGGTGCAACCAAAGGCATGTTGCATAACAAGCAGATTCAACTCCTCAAAGATCTTGGAGTCAAAGAAGAAGACCGAAAATTTGACAATATAGAGCAAGGTATGGCAATTCTTGCAAAGACTTTGAGATCTGTCAAGGTGCTCATTGTTCTTGATGATGTGGATCATGCGGATCAGCTTTATGCTCTGTTGCCTGTAAAAGATAGGCTTGGAGGGGGCAGTCTTATCATTATTACAACACGGGAGTACGAAGTTCTTAAATCAAAGGGCATATCATCTGTGTATAAAATGAGAGCACTCGATC is a genomic window of Cryptomeria japonica chromosome 7, Sugi_1.0, whole genome shotgun sequence containing:
- the LOC131857022 gene encoding TMV resistance protein N-like, which translates into the protein MASTSTGARKRKNEESLAFHEVAPSASTSASTLQEKPRYDVFINHRGPDVKHTLATRIYNVLKDMNVTAFLDSEELEYGDFLPTTLQSAMHSASIHIAIFSENYAKSPWCLAELSFMLTTGAKIVPVFYHVEPTDLRYVEQGKGIYVDAFVQYEKKHRYSPQKLQEWKMALKNVSCYKGQIIKNNDDEMGFLKNIVNIVLKEINNVPLVVANHPVGLEETVIDFEKNALQSSQEGVQIVGIWGMGGSGKTTLAKTLYNKISSSMEKSSFIFDVRDGATKGMLHNKQIQLLKDLGVKEEDRKFDNIEQGMAILAKTLRSVKVLIVLDDVDHADQLYALLPVKDRLGGGSLIIITTREYEVLKSKGISSVYKMRALDPFYSEQLFCWHAFSQSVPLNGFEELTNF